In one Drosophila pseudoobscura strain MV-25-SWS-2005 chromosome X, UCI_Dpse_MV25, whole genome shotgun sequence genomic region, the following are encoded:
- the Sf3b6 gene encoding splicing factor 3B subunit 6: protein MNKRNHIRLPPEVNRLLYVRNLPYKITSDEMYDIFGKFGAIRQIRVGNTPETRGTAFVVYEDIFDAKNACDHLSGFNVCNRYLVVLYYQSNKAFKRVDMDKKQEELNNIKAKYNLKTPEAP, encoded by the exons ATGAATAAGCGCAACCAT ATCCGCCTGCCGCCAGAGGTGAATCGGCTGCTCTATGTGCGAAACCTGCCGTACAAAATAACATCGGATGAAATGTATGATATTTTCGGCAAATTCGGTGCTATACGTCAGATACGCGT GGGCAACACACCAGAGACGCGCGGCACAGCCTTTGTTGTGTATGAGGACATATTTGATGCGAAAAACGCCTGCGACCATTTATCCGGCTTCAATGTGTGCAATCGCTATCTGGTGGTCCTCTATTACCAGTCGAACAAGGCCTTCAAGCGTGTCGACATGGACAAGAAGCAGGAGGAGCTGAACAACATCAAGGCCAAGTACAATTTGAAGACACCAGAGGCTCCCTAG
- the LOC4814083 gene encoding zinc finger protein 14 homolog translates to MDMVASEPYPANSICRLCLMYLDQSPAHDLYLEPDLAKKLTLCTTLDVDQQDGFPRRICHGCFGKLNELQEFQKLCLDSVQRFKEMVAANRIITIELLEPVAEQAAEVIVGPEEQASYDPLLNHKLEIIENEEEVFKMLVTVDKNVFSDYTSDEEPEDGEEKSSTDDELPLARRLLGEGEETANERAKRKKIPPAERRLRRIIPCTICPQKFKKQSKFDEHMKYHNDLLPFQCTEETCRKGFTTAGALRLHVDYAHTRKADEIPCTVEGCKFLFPRLRLLTIHLKKVHNQTRVSAPRAEQPCGECGMVFRCQVALKKHMYKHTGEKLPYPCNICGKGFHINSALKNHLLRHAGIKNYVCPYCGVGKTTRQEWSKHMLTHTQEKQFKCATCDHATHTKRALDNHVKIVHEKVRNFACQYCGKTFGKSHACKIHEMTHTGEKRCECKVCGKKFLYTESLTKHLKIHEKSVERALETYRQRQGETSADQDQAQVDANHLMKVCAESVATIPRDPRRVERVDMAQLAGTVVNPIPSVSLPSSAPPQAKFVQKEGMHLCPGCNQGFNNLGNMKRHYKSIHEKVKDFECRFCSRRFANSQSLKQHEWIHTGEKPYACKTCGTHFRQEAALIRHQKVHDEKPPRPAKPPKEITDKARQKLLQRCERKRKVEALRQEIAQAAKEELKDLEKQRALEKEQNTYEKYQAAAEAVATTPTGS, encoded by the exons ATGGATATGGTTGCAAGCGAACCATATCCCGCCAACTCAATATGCCGCCTTTGTCTGATGTACCTGGACCAGAGCCCCGCCCACGATCTCTATCTGGAGCCAGATCTGGCCAAAAAGCTAACCCTCTGCACCACCCTCGATGTGGATCAGCAGGATGGCTTTCCCCGGAGAATCTGCCATGGATGCTTTGGGAAATTGAACGAGTTGCAAGAGTTTCAAAAACTATGCCTGGACTCTGTGCAGCGATTCAAGGAAATGGTGGCCGCCAACAGAATCATCACCATCGAATTGTTGGAGCCGGTGGCGGAACAGGCAGCGGAAGTGATTGTAGGGCCGGAGGAGCAGGCTAGCTATGATCCACTGCTAAATCATAAGCTGGAGATTATTGAGAACGAGGAGGAGGTTTTCAAGATGCTGGTGACTGTGGACAAGAACGTTTTCTCCGACTACACATCCGATGAGGAGCCGGAAGATGGCGAAGagaagagctccactgatgaCGAACTTCCATTGGCCCGTCGTTTgctgggagagggagaggagacGGCCAATGAACGGGCAAAGCGAAAAAAGATTCCACCTGCCGAGCGTCGCCTCCGTCGTATCATCCCCTGCACCATTTGCCCGCAAAAGTTCAAAAAGCAATCGAAATTCGACGAGCACATGAAGTATCACAACGACCTCCTGCCCTTCCAGTGCACAGAGGAGACCTGCCGAAAAGGATTCACCACAGCCGGCGCACTGCGTCTCCATGTGGACTATGCGCACACTAGGAAAGCGGATGAGATACCCTGCACCGTGGAAGGGTGCAAGTTTCTGTTTCcccggctgcggctgctcaCCATTCACTTGAAGAAGGTCCACAACCAGACTCGGGTGAGTGCTCCGCGAGCGGAGCAGCCGTGCGGCGAGTGTGGCATGGTCTTCCGCTGTCAGGTGGCCCTCAAGAAGCACATGTACAAGCACACCGGCGAGAAGTTGCCCTACCCTTGCAACATCTGCGGCAAGGGATTCCACATCAACAGCGCTCTCAAGAACCATCTACTGCGGCATGCGGGCATCAAGAACTACGTCTGTCCGTACTGCGGCGTGGGCAAGACGACACGACAGGAGTGGAGCAAGCACATGCTGACACACACCCAGGAAAAGCAGTTCAAGTGTGCCACCTGCGACCATGCCACGCACACAAAGCGTGCGCTCGACAATCATGTGAAGATCGTCCACGAGAAGGTCCGAAACTTTGCCTGCCAGTACTGCGGGAAGACGTTCGGCAAGTCGCACGCCTGCAAAATCCATGAGATGACACACACGGGGGAGAAGCGGTGTGAGTGCAAG GTCTGCGGAAAGAAGTTCCTGTACACCGAGAGCCTCACAAAGCACCTGAAGATACACGAGAAGAGCGTGGAGCGAGCCCTGGAGACGTATCGTCAGCGGCAGGGAGAGACCTCTGccgaccaggaccaggcccaaGTGGATGCCAATCACCTGATGAAAGTCTGCGCGGAATCGGTGGCCACAATCCCTCGGGATCCGCGACGCGTTGAACGTGTTGATATGGCCCAATTAGCGGGCACAGTGGTTAATCCCATCCCCAGCGTATCGCTGCCCTCCAGTGCGCCGCCCCAGGCAAAGTTTGTCCAGAAGGAGGGCATGCATCTGTGCCCGGGGTGTAATCAGGGATTCAATAATCTGGGGAACATGAAGCGACACTACAAGAGCATCCACGAGAAGGTCAAGGACTTCGAGTGCCGCTTCTGTTCGCGACGCTTCGCCAACTCGCAGTCGCTCAAGCAGCACGAGTGGATACACACGGGGGAGAAGCCCTACGCCTGCAAAACCTGTGGCACCCACTTCCGCCAGGAGGCGGCTCTCATCCGCCACCAAAAGGTGCACGACGAAAAGCCACCCAGGCCGGCGAAACCCCCTAAGGAAATCACAGACAAGGCACGCCAGAAGCTGCTCCAGAGGTGCGAGCGCAAGCGCAAGGTGGAGGCACTGCGTCAGGAGATAGCCCAGGCCGCCAAGGAGGAGCTGAAGGACTTGGAAAAGCAGCGAGCCCTCGAGAAGGAGCAGAATACCTACGAAAAGTATCAGGCAGCTGCCGAGGCGGTGGCCACCACCCCAACTGGCAGTTGA